One window of Desulfobacca acetoxidans DSM 11109 genomic DNA carries:
- the nuoF gene encoding NADH-quinone oxidoreductase subunit NuoF, with the protein MSAHCHSHSAPAPEITPEQWNAIDSIIESYRNVPGNLMPVLQAVQEEIGCLPPTVQDRIATGLNIPGSDVFGVMSFYSMYTWRPKGKYVIRFCESPPCHIQGADNLLEFTQAELGVPLKHTTKDGLFTLETTACLGVCEVAPAMQINEVVHGNLTKDKIRQILADYRAGKAPDYKKLPYSTNAFRSYKQAPGELILLENVGVIDPEKIDDYLAKGGYQALKQALTGMTPEKIVEEVKASGLRGRGGAGFPTGLKWSFTRPLDVPQKYIICNLDEGEPGTIKDRYIVEGDPHKLLEGMAIAGFAVGADKGYIYCRGEYYLCKHRLATAIAQARAKGYLGENLFGRGFSFDIEVRSGFGCYICGEETALIESIEGKRGYPRSKPPFPGVAGLWQKPTIVNNVETLAAIPAIITRGGEWYKSLGTADTTGTKIYQIIGHVRTPQIVEVPAGITLRELIDTYGGGMRDGGKFKMCQTGGASAGIVGPEALDVPVDFGMAKVGGALGSGTMLVMDESVCAVDFARSVAVFFAHESCGQCTPCREGTRQLLQTLTRIWEGKGQPGDLDFLERLGKTMMDASFCPLGQTAPAPLFSLLKRFRQEFEDHIAGKCTHGVCKMG; encoded by the coding sequence ATGTCTGCACACTGCCATTCGCACAGCGCTCCGGCCCCGGAGATCACCCCGGAGCAGTGGAACGCCATCGACAGCATCATTGAGTCGTATCGGAATGTCCCCGGCAACCTGATGCCGGTCCTCCAGGCGGTTCAGGAAGAGATCGGCTGTCTGCCGCCTACGGTCCAGGACCGCATCGCCACCGGCCTCAACATCCCCGGCAGCGATGTCTTTGGGGTCATGAGCTTCTATTCCATGTATACCTGGCGGCCCAAGGGGAAGTACGTCATCCGCTTCTGCGAATCACCTCCCTGCCACATCCAGGGGGCCGACAACCTGCTGGAATTCACCCAGGCCGAGTTGGGTGTGCCGCTCAAGCACACCACCAAGGACGGCCTCTTCACCTTGGAGACCACCGCCTGCCTGGGGGTCTGCGAAGTGGCCCCGGCCATGCAGATCAACGAGGTGGTGCACGGCAACCTCACCAAGGACAAGATCAGGCAGATCCTGGCCGACTACCGGGCCGGGAAGGCCCCGGACTATAAAAAACTGCCCTACAGCACCAACGCCTTCCGCAGCTACAAACAGGCCCCGGGAGAATTGATCCTCCTGGAGAACGTCGGGGTCATCGATCCCGAGAAGATCGACGACTACCTGGCCAAGGGCGGCTACCAGGCCCTGAAACAGGCGCTCACCGGCATGACCCCGGAAAAGATCGTGGAAGAGGTCAAGGCCTCCGGCCTGCGGGGCCGGGGCGGGGCGGGTTTCCCCACCGGACTGAAGTGGTCCTTTACCCGGCCCCTGGACGTTCCCCAGAAATACATCATCTGCAACCTGGATGAGGGCGAGCCGGGCACCATCAAAGACCGCTACATCGTCGAAGGCGACCCCCACAAGCTCTTGGAGGGCATGGCCATCGCCGGGTTCGCAGTGGGGGCCGACAAGGGCTATATCTACTGCCGGGGGGAGTACTACCTCTGTAAACACCGGCTGGCTACGGCCATTGCGCAGGCAAGGGCTAAGGGATATCTCGGAGAAAACCTCTTCGGCCGCGGCTTCTCCTTCGACATCGAGGTCCGCTCCGGGTTCGGCTGCTACATCTGCGGCGAGGAGACGGCGCTGATCGAGTCCATCGAAGGCAAACGGGGCTATCCCCGCTCCAAGCCGCCTTTCCCGGGGGTGGCAGGATTGTGGCAGAAGCCGACAATTGTCAACAACGTCGAGACCCTGGCGGCAATCCCGGCCATTATCACCCGAGGTGGGGAGTGGTACAAATCCCTGGGCACGGCCGACACCACCGGCACCAAGATCTACCAGATCATCGGCCATGTCCGGACGCCGCAGATCGTGGAGGTCCCGGCGGGCATCACGCTAAGAGAGCTCATCGACACCTATGGCGGCGGCATGCGGGACGGCGGGAAGTTCAAGATGTGCCAGACCGGGGGCGCCTCGGCCGGTATCGTCGGCCCCGAGGCCCTGGACGTGCCGGTTGACTTCGGCATGGCCAAGGTGGGCGGCGCTTTGGGTTCGGGAACCATGCTGGTGATGGATGAATCCGTCTGCGCCGTGGACTTCGCCCGCAGCGTGGCGGTCTTCTTCGCCCACGAGTCCTGCGGCCAGTGCACCCCCTGCCGGGAAGGGACGCGCCAGCTCCTGCAGACCCTGACCCGCATCTGGGAGGGCAAGGGGCAGCCCGGCGACCTCGATTTTTTGGAGAGGCTGGGCAAGACCATGATGGACGCCTCGTTCTGCCCCCTGGGCCAGACGGCCCCGGCGCCGCTCTTCAGCCTGCTGAAACGCTTCCGCCAGGAGTTCGA
- the fdhF gene encoding formate dehydrogenase subunit alpha: MSKPTLTLDGRVVEFDPGQTILEVARQAGIYSIPTLCYMKNTHPTGSCRVCVVEIEGWRTLAPACSTAATAGMVIKTESERVTAARKMVIELLLSSGNHNCLVCEANGACELQALAYRYQVPTPSFAAPPDTPYYFEDDNKLIVRDFSKCIMCGRCVRACNEIQVNRAIQIGYRGSHNKIVAKSDLPYKDSDCVFCGQCVQACPVGALTERKAKGLARSWETQKVRTTCPYCGVGCQLLLHLKGERIVKVTGVEGAAPNQGRLCVKGRFGYDFIYSPERLTTPLIRDKKEGELREASWDEALDLVAGRIKDTIAKHGPDAIAGVSCARSINEDSYQMQKLFRAVIKTNNIDHCARTUHAPTVVGLATAFGSGAMTNSFADFPKAKGFFCIGTNMTEAHPVAATFLKNAVLNGAQLIVADPRRTKLAEMADIHVPIKVGSDVAFLNGLMYVLITENLYDQKYVESCCTGFEALKAKVLEYPPEKAAPIVGIEPELFRVVARRMAAVKPQMLIYTLGITEHTCGVNNVLSTANIQMLLGNVGFECGGVNPLRGQNNVQGACDMGALPNVFPGYQKVIDPAARAKFEAFWGVKDLPDKNGLMMPQMMDGLPTGKVKLFYVFGENLANTEPDIHHVEKCLASAEFMVCHDIFPTETTRFADVIFPAAAWCEDDGTFASSERRVNRVRKVKQPPGQAKPNWWIFKELAKRLGQEWASNSAQEIWDNEVSHLAPALAGIKYFRIEGDGVQWPAPNLEHPGTCYLHKDGCFTCGQGVFTPVDWTPPAEVPDAEYPFVLSTGRRLYHYHSRTQTGRSVGLNERLGEETADISPADAAALGISNGEKIKLSTRRGQVMVKALVTPQVPPGMVWMAFHFREGCANWLTHAAFDPVSQTAEYKACAVKIEKAG; encoded by the coding sequence ATGTCTAAGCCGACGCTGACCCTGGACGGCCGAGTGGTAGAGTTCGATCCGGGGCAGACTATTCTGGAAGTGGCGCGCCAGGCGGGAATATACTCTATCCCCACCCTCTGTTATATGAAAAATACTCACCCCACCGGCTCCTGCCGCGTCTGCGTGGTGGAGATAGAAGGTTGGCGCACCCTGGCGCCCGCCTGCTCCACCGCCGCCACCGCCGGAATGGTGATTAAGACTGAGTCAGAGCGCGTGACTGCAGCCCGGAAGATGGTTATCGAACTCCTGTTGTCCTCCGGCAATCACAACTGCCTGGTCTGCGAAGCCAACGGTGCCTGTGAGCTCCAGGCCCTGGCCTATCGTTACCAGGTTCCTACTCCCAGCTTTGCGGCGCCGCCCGATACACCCTATTATTTTGAGGACGATAATAAGCTGATCGTTCGGGACTTTTCCAAGTGTATCATGTGTGGCCGCTGTGTCAGGGCCTGCAATGAGATTCAGGTCAACCGGGCTATTCAGATCGGTTACCGCGGCTCGCACAATAAGATCGTCGCCAAGAGTGATCTGCCCTATAAAGATTCCGACTGTGTATTCTGCGGCCAGTGCGTCCAGGCCTGTCCCGTCGGCGCCTTGACCGAAAGGAAGGCCAAAGGCCTGGCCCGCTCCTGGGAAACCCAGAAGGTACGCACCACCTGTCCGTATTGCGGTGTGGGCTGCCAGTTGCTCCTGCACCTGAAGGGCGAGCGCATCGTCAAGGTCACCGGTGTGGAAGGAGCGGCCCCCAACCAGGGTCGGCTTTGCGTCAAGGGCCGGTTTGGTTATGATTTTATTTATTCCCCAGAACGTCTGACTACCCCATTGATTCGAGATAAGAAGGAGGGAGAGCTGCGGGAGGCCTCTTGGGATGAGGCCCTGGACCTGGTAGCCGGCAGAATCAAGGATACCATCGCCAAGCACGGCCCCGATGCCATTGCTGGGGTGAGCTGTGCCCGCAGCATCAACGAAGATTCCTATCAGATGCAAAAACTCTTCCGCGCCGTGATCAAGACCAACAATATTGATCACTGCGCCCGTACCTGACACGCCCCCACTGTCGTCGGTCTGGCGACTGCATTCGGTTCCGGGGCTATGACCAATTCTTTTGCTGACTTTCCCAAGGCCAAAGGTTTCTTCTGCATCGGCACGAATATGACCGAGGCCCATCCAGTGGCTGCCACGTTCCTGAAGAACGCCGTCTTGAATGGCGCTCAACTCATCGTGGCAGACCCCCGCCGCACCAAGCTGGCCGAAATGGCCGATATCCACGTCCCCATCAAGGTAGGCTCTGACGTGGCTTTCCTGAATGGCTTGATGTATGTGCTTATTACTGAAAACCTGTACGACCAGAAATATGTCGAAAGCTGTTGCACCGGCTTTGAGGCTCTCAAGGCCAAGGTATTGGAATATCCCCCGGAAAAAGCAGCCCCCATTGTGGGCATTGAACCCGAGCTATTCCGGGTGGTGGCCCGCCGCATGGCTGCGGTCAAACCCCAGATGCTGATCTACACCCTCGGCATCACCGAGCACACCTGTGGGGTCAATAATGTCTTAAGCACCGCCAATATTCAAATGCTCCTGGGCAACGTCGGTTTTGAGTGCGGCGGCGTCAACCCGCTGCGGGGTCAGAACAACGTTCAGGGGGCCTGCGATATGGGAGCACTCCCGAATGTTTTTCCCGGCTACCAAAAGGTTATCGACCCGGCGGCCCGGGCCAAATTCGAGGCCTTCTGGGGAGTGAAAGACCTGCCGGATAAAAACGGGTTGATGATGCCCCAGATGATGGACGGCCTGCCCACCGGCAAGGTCAAGTTGTTTTACGTCTTCGGGGAGAATCTGGCCAACACCGAACCGGACATTCACCATGTAGAGAAGTGCCTGGCCTCGGCGGAATTCATGGTCTGCCATGATATCTTCCCTACCGAGACAACCCGATTTGCCGACGTCATCTTCCCGGCCGCGGCCTGGTGTGAGGACGACGGCACCTTTGCCAGCAGCGAACGCCGGGTCAACCGGGTGCGGAAAGTCAAGCAGCCCCCGGGCCAGGCCAAACCCAACTGGTGGATATTCAAGGAACTGGCTAAACGTCTGGGACAGGAATGGGCCTCCAATAGCGCCCAGGAGATCTGGGATAACGAGGTCTCTCATCTGGCCCCGGCCCTGGCGGGAATTAAATACTTCCGCATTGAGGGAGACGGTGTCCAGTGGCCGGCGCCCAACCTGGAGCATCCGGGCACCTGCTATCTCCACAAAGATGGCTGCTTCACCTGCGGTCAGGGTGTCTTCACCCCGGTGGATTGGACCCCGCCGGCGGAAGTGCCGGATGCTGAATATCCTTTTGTCCTCAGCACCGGCCGCCGCCTCTATCATTATCATTCCCGTACCCAGACCGGCCGCAGCGTTGGACTTAATGAAAGGTTAGGGGAAGAAACGGCGGATATTTCTCCGGCCGATGCCGCTGCGTTGGGAATCAGCAATGGGGAAAAGATCAAGCTCTCCACCCGACGCGGGCAGGTCATGGTCAAGGCATTGGTCACACCCCAAGTACCGCCGGGCATGGTGTGGATGGCCTTCCATTTCCGAGAGGGCTGCGCCAACTGGCTCACCCACGCGGCCTTTGATCCTGTCTCACAGACTGCGGAGTATAAGGCCTGTGCCGTCAAAATTGAGAAGGCAGGATAG
- a CDS encoding FmdE family protein translates to MNIGPYSWQEYLVMVKAFHGYTAPGVLVGGYMVAAAQQRLPEGVLYDAVCETRSCLPDAIQLLTPCSVGNNWLRVFHFGRYALSLYDKYCGEGWRVYVDPEKLSDWPEIKTWFLKLKPKKEQDTPRLMQEIEAAGDSICSLQPIRMQPQFLMRRSKGEIGICPQCREAYPIADGLLCRACQGETPYAQVPGEIGPTQIDAPLLTRTPVEKAVGRTALHDMTKIIPGVSKGPALLHGQEITVGDLCRLHQMGRYHIFVADNQPDPEEWTHEDAAALAFAQALAGPGVCFNGPPREGKINLRAERDGLLLVNRERLTRFNLVEGVMCAGRQGFRIVREGQIIAGTRAVPLYLPTAALQQALTVLKAGPVYEVRSLRRARVGILVTGTEIVRGLVQDKFAPIIQAKVEYLGSRVLGVIIVPDEREAIRQAVADLLDKGIDLLVTTAGLSVDPDDVTRQGLIDAGAEDLLYGAPILPGAMTLLASIGAVQVIGVPACALYYKNTSFDLLLPRLLTGLTITRQDLAAMGHGALCQECPTCTFPKCNFGC, encoded by the coding sequence ATGAATATCGGTCCTTATAGCTGGCAGGAATATTTAGTGATGGTCAAGGCTTTTCATGGCTACACCGCTCCGGGGGTTCTTGTCGGCGGCTATATGGTCGCAGCGGCTCAACAGAGGTTGCCTGAAGGCGTCCTGTACGATGCTGTCTGCGAGACCCGCAGTTGCCTCCCGGACGCCATTCAACTCCTTACCCCCTGTTCGGTCGGCAATAATTGGCTGCGAGTCTTCCATTTCGGTCGCTATGCCTTGAGTCTCTATGACAAATACTGCGGCGAGGGTTGGCGGGTCTATGTGGACCCGGAAAAACTCTCGGATTGGCCGGAGATCAAGACCTGGTTCTTGAAACTCAAGCCCAAAAAAGAGCAGGATACCCCGCGATTGATGCAAGAAATTGAAGCCGCCGGGGATTCTATCTGCAGCTTGCAGCCGATTCGGATGCAGCCCCAATTTCTAATGCGCCGGAGCAAAGGAGAGATCGGTATCTGCCCCCAATGCCGCGAGGCTTATCCGATTGCCGACGGTCTTCTCTGTCGGGCCTGCCAGGGAGAAACGCCGTACGCTCAAGTACCTGGTGAAATTGGTCCAACGCAGATTGATGCGCCGCTCCTGACCAGAACCCCGGTGGAAAAAGCAGTGGGGCGGACGGCTTTACACGACATGACAAAGATCATTCCGGGGGTGAGCAAGGGGCCAGCTCTGCTTCATGGCCAGGAAATTACCGTAGGCGACCTCTGCCGGCTGCACCAGATGGGGCGCTATCACATCTTTGTCGCCGATAACCAACCCGATCCGGAAGAATGGACGCATGAAGACGCCGCCGCCTTGGCCTTTGCCCAGGCTCTGGCCGGGCCAGGGGTGTGTTTTAATGGACCACCCCGGGAAGGCAAGATCAACCTGCGGGCCGAGCGCGACGGATTACTGTTGGTAAACCGGGAACGGTTGACCCGGTTTAATCTGGTAGAAGGGGTGATGTGCGCCGGCCGCCAAGGTTTTCGAATTGTCCGCGAGGGACAGATTATTGCCGGTACCCGGGCTGTTCCTCTGTATCTGCCGACCGCTGCCTTGCAGCAGGCCCTGACGGTCCTAAAAGCCGGACCGGTCTATGAGGTCCGGTCCCTGCGCCGGGCCCGCGTCGGTATCCTGGTCACCGGCACCGAAATCGTCCGCGGTCTGGTTCAGGATAAGTTTGCCCCTATAATCCAGGCAAAGGTGGAATATCTGGGCAGCCGGGTTTTGGGAGTAATTATTGTGCCGGATGAGCGGGAGGCCATCCGTCAGGCGGTAGCCGACCTGCTGGACAAAGGGATTGACCTGTTGGTCACGACCGCCGGCCTATCGGTGGATCCGGACGATGTCACCCGTCAGGGGCTGATCGACGCCGGGGCGGAGGACTTGCTCTATGGAGCGCCGATTTTACCCGGAGCCATGACCCTATTGGCCAGTATTGGGGCGGTGCAGGTTATCGGTGTTCCGGCCTGCGCCCTATATTATAAGAATACCAGCTTTGATCTGTTGCTCCCCCGTCTGCTGACCGGCCTGACCATCACCCGGCAGGATCTGGCAGCCATGGGACACGGCGCCCTCTGCCAGGAATGCCCCACCTGTACCTTCCCGAAATGCAATTTCGGCTGTTAG